Proteins encoded within one genomic window of Oncorhynchus tshawytscha isolate Ot180627B linkage group LG02, Otsh_v2.0, whole genome shotgun sequence:
- the LOC112221301 gene encoding 60S acidic ribosomal protein P2, with product MRYVSAYLLAVLGGNTSPSSKDIKTILGSVGIEAEDERLDKVVNELNGKDINEVMNSGLSKLASVPAGGAVAAPAAAGSAAAGVSPTAAEEKKEEKEESEEGSDDDMGFGLFD from the exons ATGCGTTACGTGTCCGCTTACCTCCTGGCTGTGCTCGGTGGCAACACCAGCCCCTCCTCCAAGGATATCAAGACCATTTTGGGGAGTGTAGGAATCGAGGCCGAAGATGAGCGCCTAGACAAG GTTGTCAATGAATTGAATGGAAAAGATATCAATGAAGTCATGAACTCTG GTCTCTCTAAATTGGCCTCCGTGCCAGCAGGTGGTGCTGTGGCGGCTCCCGCTGCTGCTGGGTCTGCTGCAGCTGGAGTTTCTCCTACTGCTG CGGAAGAgaaaaaggaggagaaagaggaatctGAAGAGGGATCTGATGATGACATGGGATTTGGACTCTTTGATTAA
- the LOC112221289 gene encoding uncharacterized protein LOC112221289 — MVSTKNSFTLQHCIVWQSKQCLVKYPCPVSTPHCAGWGRNSTTFPLLLLLSLCLYLSPWKMKYANNRDMKHPLVRMRNVHSQSSLGSDTDSQPVLKEEEEEEKVTLEEEKETEEEKEGDVLTDSELDPELPEEYSHGLEDLRWNLSSLEKAVYLSLPPWVQRALLCNLMAKCGVNNSFFPARLLSYLLLPYILPASIFLHVNYRVLCWLRQVPGKWLWPGVEMAVPFLLKLSHPRKNLMHRLWPSGPVRFWHGGPARLWPCNPIRLWPCNPIRLWPCNPVRLWPFNLIRFWPLCFLASAKETHTQFKSAEDSPPQQRRRSVLRFQLSTTSTHYTTETPNTPTESHLDPLGFSLLFNLELAMDNQPNQPNHQPLLHESERLLPLEYGPCIKEEALASPHISYMGVEEEEERMSQGGDGVEEGLALLRRLPVECANTGY, encoded by the exons ATGGTGTCCACTAAAAATAGTTTCACCTTGCAACATTGCATAGTCTGGCAGTCCAAACAGTGCCTGGTCAAATATCCCTGTCCAGTGTCCACTCCACACTGTGCTGGTTGGGGGAGGAACTCGACCACTTTTCCCCTGCTCCTACTTCTCTCCTTGTGCCTGTATCTATCTCCCTGGAAAATGAAATATGCTAATAACAGAG ATATGAAGCACCCTCTAGTAAGGATGAGAAACGTTCATTCCCAGTCCTCTCTGGGGAGTGACACCGACTCGCAGCCTGTcctgaaagaagaggaggaagaggagaaggtaacactagaggaggagaaagagacggaagaggagaaagaaggggacGTATTGACGGACTCAGAGCTGGATCCTGAGTTGCCTGAGGAGTATTCCCATGGCCTGGAGGACCTGAGGTGGAACCTGAGCTCTCTAGAGAAGGCTGTATATCTCAGCCTGCCACCGTGGGTCCAGAGAG CATTGCTGTGCAACCTCATGGCTAAATGTGGTGTAAACAACTCATTCTTCCCAGCCCGTCTGCTGTCCTACCTGCTGCTGCCCTACATACTGCCAGCCTCTATCTTTCTCCATGTCAACTACAG GGTTCTGTGTTGGCTCCGCCAAGTCCCAGGGAAGTGGCTGTGGCCGGGTGTGGAAATGGCTGTGCCATTCCTTCTAAAGCTCTCTCACCCCAGGAAGAACCTCATGCACAG GTTGTGGCCCTCTGGTCCTGTCAGATTTTGGCACGGTGGTCCTGCCAGGTTGTGGCCCTGCAATCCTATCAGGTTGTGGCCCTGCAATCCTATCAGGTTGTGGCCCTGCAATCCTGTCAGGTTGTGGCCCTTCAATCTTATCAGATTCTGGCCCCTATGCTTTCTGGCATCTGCCAAAGAAACACATACACAGTTTAAGAGTGCAGAGGATTCTCCTCCACAACAGCGCCGTCGCTCTGTCCTGCGGTTCCAGCTGTCCACCACCAGCACCCATTACACAACCGAGACCCCCAACACCCCAACCGAGAGCCACCTTGACCCCCTGggcttctccctcctcttcaacCTGGAACTAGCGATGGACAACCAGCCCAATCAGCCCAACCACCAGCCTCTACTCCACGAAAGCGAGAGGCTGCTGCCACTGGAGTATGGCCCCTGCATAAAGGAAGAGGCCCTGGCCTCCCCACACATCTCCTACatgggggtggaggaagaggaggagaggatgtctCAGGGAGGGGATGGGGTGGAGGAAGGGTTAGCTCTCCTCCGCAGGCTTCCTGTGGAGTGTGCCAATACTGGCTACTAA
- the LOC112221278 gene encoding uncharacterized protein LOC112221278, translating to MEVAEKKMPKQAQLLSLGRKDTSHLLEVYVKRSISLSDGTCEDQRSPTKPRKWVTLSEKRRRVHRHSIDSLVTLGPKLDDGDASSAPPDEGFVIPNVAPVEIPGPADIPEIDASTELENKSKEGKKRSKRPSLWKSFLGFFSKKGSDQKDEHESGTETGGQSQGNKSIKKQWRSMRRPLRKLKSDSFRGSVRRSSAQNRANTTEITGVESVVSVVLTDSYYEKVSEELEKIVSEEKETDTASTDEDVIKRIIVLMKQQGDVIDNKLKENPSLSAFFQKLSYSTFQQLADTYVETETPTGQSRQTPHTVGPGPVNAPELVKLAFTLDFTARVACLSRQSTGHIMGLGNRYLEDRFTQTPEVNPDQTLHNQDGPNR from the exons ATGGAGGTTGCAGAAAAGAAGATGCCCAAACAGGCCCAGCTGCTCTCTCTTGGCCGCAAGGACACCAGTCACCTCTTGGAAGTGTATGTGAAGCGCAGCATCAGTTTAAGTGACGGGACATGTGAGGACCAGAGGTCACCAACAAAGCCTCGGAAGTGGGTGACACTGTCAGAGAAACGCAGAAGAGTCCACCGGCATTCTATTGACTCCTTGGTCACCTTAGGGCCCAAACTTGACGATGGCGATGCCAGCAGCGCACCACCCGACGAGGGCTTTGTTATACCAAATGTGGCTCCTGTAGAAATCCCAGGGCCTGCTGATATTCCTGAGATTGATGCATCTACTGAACTGGAGAATAAGTCtaaagagggaaagaagaggagcAAAAGGCCCTCTCTCTGGAAAAGTTTTCTGGGTTTCTTCTCGAAGAAGGGGAGTGACCAGAAAGATGAGCATGAGTCTGGTACAGAGACTGGTGGACAGTCGCAAGGAAACAAATCCATAAAAAAGCAATGGCGCTCCATGAGGAGACCTCTGAGAAAATTAAAGAGTGACAGCTTCAGAGGGTCTGTGAGGAGATCATCGGCTCAGAACAGGGCCAACACTACAGAAATAACTGGAGTTGAAT CGGTTGTGAGTGTGGTGCTTACAGACTCGTACTATGAGAAAGTGTCAGAAGAGCTGGAGAAGATTGTGtctgaggagaaagagacagacacagctTCTACAGATG AGGACGTCATCAAAAGGATCATTGTTCTGATGAAGCAGCAAGGAGACGTCATTGATAACAAG CTGAAGGAGAACCCCAGCCTGAGCGCATTCTTCCAGAAGCTGTCCTACAGTACCTTCCAGCAGTTGGCTGATACGTACGTGGAGACAGAGACCCCTACGGGCCAGAGCCGCCAGACACCACACACTGTTGGGCCCGGGCCCGTCAACGCCCCGGAGCTGGTCAAGCTGGCCTTCACTCTGGACTTCACAGCCAGGGTGGCCTGTCTCTCCAGACAATCCACAGGACACATCATGGGCCTGGGCAACCGCTACTTAGAGGACCGCTTCACCCAGACACCAGAG GTTAATCCAGATCAGACGCTGCATAACCAGGATGGTCCTAATCGTTGA